TTCCGGCCTTTTCGTTGCCATCCAAACAATGACGAGCAGGGGAACTACCGAAAAATATCGGCCCGCTTTTGGATATTCGATTGCCGTTGTGCTGCTTCTGGTTCTCGCCATTCAAGCTCACCGACAGGCCTATGCCTATCAGAGTCTGGAACACTTATGGCGCGACACATTGACAAAGAACCCCAGTTCCTTCATCGCCAGGGTTGGCCTGGCAAATTCACTGTATCAGAAGGGGAATCAAGACGAAGCGATTCACCAACTGAGAGAAGCCATCCGCCTGAAGCCAAATGATAACTACGAATCGTATCTCAGCCTGGCGAACTTATTGAACGATGCTGGTCAATGGAATGAGGCGACTACCCAGTATCATCGAGTCATTGAACAGAATCCGTCATGTTCGTCGGCGTACTTTGGCCTGGCACAGATTGCCCAGACGCGTGGCGAGACACAATCGGCCATACAGAACTACGAGAGAGCTCTTCAGCTGGCTGACGCAGAGACGGAAAGTGTCAGGAACTACTTTGCCGATTCCAATCAACTCGATCAAATCCATACCGCACTTGGTGAACTGAAAGCACGACAAGGGAATTTGAAAATCGCCAAGATGCACCTGGATCAGGCGGTTAAATACAATCCGCAGAACGCCAGGGCACAATACAATCTGGGAATCATCTGTGCCGCTCAGGCAAACCACCTCGAGGCGGTCGATGCTCTATCGAAGTCTCTGGTCATCGCTCCCGATTCGGCTGGTACCCATGTGCAGTTGGCGCGATCCTTGATTGCTCTGCGCCGAAATGACCAGGCGGTCAAGAATCTGGAGGAAGCAGTGCGTATCGACCCTTCTCGTCAGGATGCCGTACAACTACTAAAGACCCTGAGGTCAGCCGCATCGCAGCCTCTTGAAAGTCCTTGACCAACGCTGGCGGTCACTCGCCCCGTTCAATCGGGCTTTCCGACAGGTGATCGACGATGCGCCATAGATGATAACCCTGACGGCGGATCCAGCGTGCCGAGTCGGTTCGCTGCAGTGCCGTTTGGGACGAGAGTTCACCAGCGGCTGTATGCTGCAGGATCTCGATACGATACCCGCGCATATCCGCTTTCAGATCTTGATTTAACTGCTGCGCGGCGGAGGTGACTTCAGCGGAATAAGGCAGCTCTGCCTGTAAAACCTGATCGATCAGGGTTGCCAGCAGATCGGCCATCGTTTCCAGCGACTGGTCATCCCGAATTCGCGAAATCCGCGGTGCCTCGTCCAGGCGGTGACGGATACGATAGAGATGATCGATCACGTGAATCGTTTGTGCCAAATGCCCCAGCGAAGGGGCTTGCTCAGGCTGGATGCGTAGCCGGTCCAAAAATTCTCGCGTCTTCGCCAGGGCATCGTCCACATCCGCAAGCTCGCTGGCACTCGGGGATGCGTCTGGCTGGTCGATTACCTGGCTCAGTTCCCCCAGCAAGGTTTGCAATACGTCGTAATTCGTTGCCTGAACGGCTTGCAACGCAAGATCCGGCGTGACGAGCAAGCTAAGATCGAGGCGTTTTGCCAATGGGTTACCACGTTCTGGGAACATCCACTCCAGCAACTGCACGAACTTCCCGGTCAATGGCAGGAACAGGATCACTCCTAACACGTTGAAGAACGTGTGAAAGCTAGTCAGGGCCAGTTCCGGCTCGGCAGTCTCGAACTCTGGCACAAGCTCTCGCATGGCCCAGAAGTAAGGCGTCAACAGGAAGAAGGCGACCAGGCCGGTGATCACGTTGAAAATCACATGGGCGAACCCCGTTCGGCGTGCCTGAACGTTCCCTCCGATCGTGGCCACGATGGCCGTTGCCGTGGTACCGATATTCATTCCAATCACCATGGCGGCGGCCTGATGCAGCGTCATTGCATCGGCATGCACGGCCGCCAGCGCCGTCGCCACACCGGCGCTGGAAGACTGCGTGATGACCGTGATGATGACTCCCAGCAGAACCAACAACACCCGTCCCCATAGCGTGTCACTGGGAAAACTGTCTGGCGTGACAACCCC
Above is a window of Blastopirellula marina DNA encoding:
- a CDS encoding tetratricopeptide repeat protein; translation: MNVVLHGLNAFLLWRLLVFLKIPGAWFCALIFAFHPAHVESVAWITERKNVLSGLFYLLSALCYLRFLGDSLEDKSASIPMDRARWKWYVLGSFCFVCALLSKTIACSLPAAILLVIWWKQGTLRWKHVVPLIPWFIVGLGFGLLTAAVEKKHVGASGNEFEWSLAERCLIAGRAVWHYCATLVWPVNLSFFYAKWDINVDHLLPWLFPLAAILFVLFFVWAAKYWGRGPLVAVLFFGGTLLPALGFINVYPMRYSFVADHFMYLASIGLIVLVGSGLFVAIQTMTSRGTTEKYRPAFGYSIAVVLLLVLAIQAHRQAYAYQSLEHLWRDTLTKNPSSFIARVGLANSLYQKGNQDEAIHQLREAIRLKPNDNYESYLSLANLLNDAGQWNEATTQYHRVIEQNPSCSSAYFGLAQIAQTRGETQSAIQNYERALQLADAETESVRNYFADSNQLDQIHTALGELKARQGNLKIAKMHLDQAVKYNPQNARAQYNLGIICAAQANHLEAVDALSKSLVIAPDSAGTHVQLARSLIALRRNDQAVKNLEEAVRIDPSRQDAVQLLKTLRSAASQPLESP
- a CDS encoding Na/Pi cotransporter family protein, which codes for MGPEILQAVGGLGLFLLGMSLMTEGLKSLADDRLRQILARSTNSPISGVFTGAITTAIIQSSSATTVAAVGLVHVGLLTFAQALGVIFGANIGTTITGWMVALIGFKWKIGEIMLPLVLLGALIRLLAQGKLRWMGTSLAGFGLIFVGISALQDGMSAFQGVVTPDSFPSDTLWGRVLLVLLGVIITVITQSSSAGVATALAAVHADAMTLHQAAAMVIGMNIGTTATAIVATIGGNVQARRTGFAHVIFNVITGLVAFFLLTPYFWAMRELVPEFETAEPELALTSFHTFFNVLGVILFLPLTGKFVQLLEWMFPERGNPLAKRLDLSLLVTPDLALQAVQATNYDVLQTLLGELSQVIDQPDASPSASELADVDDALAKTREFLDRLRIQPEQAPSLGHLAQTIHVIDHLYRIRHRLDEAPRISRIRDDQSLETMADLLATLIDQVLQAELPYSAEVTSAAQQLNQDLKADMRGYRIEILQHTAAGELSSQTALQRTDSARWIRRQGYHLWRIVDHLSESPIERGE